In Cupriavidus sp. EM10, the genomic window CGGTGCAGATCGGCGTGCTGATGGCCTGTTTCCAGCTGAGCCGCATCGTCGGCCCCTATCTGTGGGGCTGGCTGTCGGACGTCACGCATACCCGGGTGAAGCTGCTGCGGCTGGCGGCCGTCGCGTCGCTGCTGGCCTTCCTGGCCGTGCCCGGCGTCCACAGCTACGGCGGCATGATGGCGATGATGATCGGGCTCAACCTGATTACCAGCGCGATGTCGCCGTTGGGCGATGCCCTGACGATTTCCACGCTGCGGCGCCATGGCGCGTTCGACCATCGCTATGGCCGCGTGCGCATGTTCGGCTCGGTCGGTTTTATCGCCGCTGTGCTGCTGGGCGGCGCGCTGTTCGAGCACTTCGGCATGCACGCTTTCCCCTGGCTGGCCAGCGCGATGCTGGCGCTGTTCGCCGTGGTGGTGTTCGGGCTGCGCGATGCCGCCGACGAGGGACCGCGCGTGAAGCCGCCCCCGGCGCTGCCGCTGCTGCGCCGGCCCCACGTAGCGTGGTTCCTGGCGTCGGCGTTCCTGATGATGTTCGCCCACGCCGCGCTCTACGTGTTCTATTCGCTGTACCTGGAGCAACTGGGTTATAGCAAGATCGCCATTGGCATGATGTGGACCATCGGCGTGGTGGCCGAGATCGTTTTTTTCTTCTATCAGGGACGGCTCTTCGGCGCCCTGGCGCTGCGTACGATCCTGGCAGGCACCTTCGTGCTGGCCGCGCTGCGGTTCGGCGTGACCGGCTACTTTGCCCAGTACGCCTGGCTGATGGCGGCGGTGCAGGTCCTGCATGCCGCCACGTTTGCCGCGCACCACAGCGCCAGTCTCAAGCGCCTGCAGCGCTGGTTCGCCGGGCCGCTGCAGGGGCGGGGGCAGGCGCTCTACACCGGAATTTCCTATGGCCTGGGCGGCACGCTTGGCGGGCTGGTCATGGGATGGACTTGGAAAACGCTGGCGCCGATGCACACATTCGGTCTGGCGGCGCTGGCGGCGGCGCTCGGGGCCGGGTGCGCGGTGATGAGCTTTCGGCGCGAAGGACAACCGGAAGCCCGCCCGGAAACGGCGCCGCAGGCTTAGGCCAGCAGGCCGGCCACTTTCTCCGCAATCGCCAGCGACGATGTCAGCCCCGGCGATTCGATCCCGAACAGGTTGACCAGCCCCGGCACGCCATGCACCTGCGGGCCATCGATGCGGAAGTCCGCAGCCGTCTCGCCCGGGCCGCTGATTTTTGGGCGGATACCGGCGTAGCCTGGCTGAAGGGCGCCATCGGCCAGGCCCGGCCAGTAGCGGCGCACCTCGTCGTAGAAGCTGTCGGCATCGTGCGGCGGCACGCTGTATTCGATCTCGTCGATCCACCGCACATTGGGGCCGAAGCGCGCCTGGCCGCCCAGGTCCAGCGTCAGGTGCACGCCAAGCCCGGCCGCTTCCGGCACCGGATAAATCAGGCGCGAGAACGGCGCGCGGCCCGCCAGCGTGAAATAGCAGCCCTTGGCGTAGTACTGGCCCGGAATGTGTTCCGGCGGGATGCCGGCAATGCGGCGCGCCAGTTCGGGGGCGGTCAGGCCGGCCGAATTGACCACGGTACGCGCCAGCAGCGTCGTTTCGCCATCGTCGCCCGCCACGTCCAGCCGGATCCCCTCCGGCGTCACCGCGCCGGCCACCACTGGCGACTGCACGGCCAGCATCGCGCCAGCCTGCTCGGCATCGCCCAACAGGGCGGTCATCAGGCCGTGGCTGTCGATGATGCCGGTCGATGGCGACAGCAGGGCCGCGTGGCATTCCAGCTGCGGTTCGAGCGCGCGCGCCTCGTCCCGGGTCAGCAGGCGCAGGTCGTGTACGCCGTTGGCCTCGGCCTTGGCGCGGATGCCGGCCAGCGTGGCCACCTGGGCCTCGCTGGTGGCCACGATCAGCTTGCCGCAGCGCTGGTGCGTCACGTGGTGGCTCTCGCAATAGTCGTAGAGCATGGCCTTGCCGCGCACGCACAGTTCGGCCTTCAGCGATCCGGCGGGGTAGTAGATGCCGGCATGGATCACCTCGCTGTTGCGGGCGCTGGTGATCGTGCCGAACGCGTTTTCGGCCTCAAGGATGATGACCTCGCGGCCCTGCTGCGCCAGCGCGCGCGCCACCGCCAAGCCCACCACGCCCGCGCCAATTACGACGCAATCCACGTTTTCCATCTGTCTGCTCCTGTCTTTCCGATTGTTCTGATGTCTGGTGATTGATGCTTAGTCGAGTCCCATCCGCCCGGCAGCCGCACTCAGGTGGGCCGAAGCGGCGGCCCGCGCCGCCTCCGGGTTGCCGGCGGCAATGGCTTCGACCAAGGCGGCATGTTCGGCATCGGCGGCGCGCGGGGCGCCCTGGGCGGCGTGCAGCCGGGCGCTGTTTTCCCAGGCGTGCTGGCGGGCCACCAGCAGTTGCTGGCTGACGAAATCGGTCAGGCCCGTGAAGCACGGGTTGTGGGCGGCCTGGGCGATGGCGTGATGGAACGCAATGTCCGCCGCAGCTGCGCTGGGGAAGTCGGCGGCATGGCGCTGCATGCTGGCCAGGGCGTCACGAATCCGCTGCAGATCGGCGTCGGTCCGGCGCAACGCCGCCATTTCCGCGCAGGCCGTTTCCACCACGCGACGGAGTTCGAACAGCTGGGATAGGGTCGGACCGCCGTCCGGCGTGCTGGCCACGCGCCAGACCTGGCCGCCCGGGGTCTCCGACACATAGGCGCCAGAACCCTTGCGCGTGACCAGCACCCCGTCCGCCTTCAGCAAGGCAATGGCCTCGCGCACGATGGGGCGGCTGACGTCAAAGGATTCCGCCAGCGCCGACTCGGCAGGCAGGCGGGCGCCCGCGGCAAAGCGGCCGGCGGCAATGTCGTCGCGCAGGGTCTGGGCAATGCGGTTGGGCAGGGAAGCAGGGCGGGGCAAGCGATCCATCGGGTTTGGAATCCTGTCAGGCTGTCAGACAGCTTTTCGTCGAGCGCCGATTCTGCAAGGTCCGTTGATGGCCGTCAAGCGGCAATTTGTCCCCAACTGGCCGAATGGCTACGACGCCACAAGGGTTCTCCCGAATGGGAACGCCACCAAGGTGGGGTCAAGGTTCTGTCACGTTGGTCGATAGCAGACGCATCAGGTTTGATGTGTCGGTCATGGGTCATGGCAGGCAGCCATCCACAACGATGTCTCGCGCCGGCGCCGGAATGCGCCGCCGCGCTTCATGGAGAGTCCGTTACGCCATGATTCCTCTTTCGCCGCAAGACCTGCCCGTCGGGCAGCCGCTTCCCTGGTCCTTGTTGGACGGACAGGGCAATCTGATGCTGGGCAGTGGCAGCATCATTCCCGATGCGCGTGATCTGGCGCTGATGTTCCGCCACGGCACGGTCTGTCGGCCGGACGACATGCCGGAGCCCGGCAACGAGCCCGATGCCCAGGCCGGCTCGCGGCTGAGCGCCGGGCCGCTGGGCCTGCAGGTGGGCACGCTGCTGCACGTCAAGACGCCGGGCGATCAGTCGCGCGCCGCGGCGAGCCGGCTGATCGGGTTCATCGAGCAAGGGCTGTTTGTCACCTGGCCCACCCTGGGCGGGCGTGAACTGGCCGTGCATGCTGGCGAGGGTTTGCTGCTGCGCGGATTCTCGGGGCATGCCATACACAGTTTCACGTCGACGGTCACGGCGGTTTGCCGCAGTCCGTTTCGCTACCTGGTGCTGTCGGCGCCAGCGCAGACCGAGCAGATGCCGGTGCGCCGCGCCGCGCGCGTGCCCACGCGCCTGGCGGCCTATCTGGTCGATGCCGGAGAGGGCGTCGCAGCGGGCGCCGAGGCCGGCGGCGATGACGCAGGCCACGCTGCTGGCGACACCCTCAACGATCTCACCGTCGAGCAGCGCATGGGCGAAGGCCTGGCGCGGCTGGGCCTGCTGTCCGACCTCAGCACCGGCGGCGCGCTGGTGCAGACGTCGTCGCCGGCCCCTGCCGTGGGCCAGAAGGTGCGGCTGCGCTTCCAGTTGCGCACCGGCGCGCTCGATGCCGAAGTCACGATCGACGCCACGGTGCGCAGTGCCCCAGGCCAGGACGACGAAGAATTTCCGGCGTTCGGCGTGGCGTTCGACGCACTGGGCGAGCGGGAACTGACGCTGTTGCAGTGCTTCATCTACGAGCAGTTGCTGGCGACCACCTGCATGCCGGTTTGAGTCGGCGTTCCGGCCGGGCGGCCAGTCCACAAACTTCTTGATCGCAAGGAAAAACGCCGGCCACTGGCCGGCGTTTTCGTGTCCACGCGGGGGCGGGCGCAGCTTACATGCCCACGTAGTTCGGGCCGCCGCCACCTTCCGGCGTCACCCACACGATGTTCTGCGTCGGGTCCTTGATGTCGCAGGTCTTGCAGTGCACGCAGTTCTGCGCATTGATCTGCAGGCGTTCCTTGCCATCGTCGTTCTGCACGAATTCGTACACGCCGGCCGGGCAGTAGCGCGACTCGGGGCCGGCAAACTTCTCCCAGTTGACGTTCACCGGCACGCTGGCGTCCTTGAGCGTCAGGTGGGCCGGCTGGTTCTCTTCGTGGTTGGTGTTGCTGATGAACACCGACGAGAGACGGTCGAACGTGAGCTTGCCGTCCGGCTTCGGATACTCGATCTTCTGGCACTCGGCGGCCGGCTTCAGGTACACGTGGTCCGGCTTGGTGCGGTGGATGGTCCAGGGCGGGTTGCGGATGCCCAGCTTCGGCAGCAGCCACTGCTCGATGCCGGTCATCAGCGTGGCCGTGGTGCGGCCCTTCTTGAACCATTGCTTGAAGTTCTTGGCCTGCAGCAGTTCCTTGTGCAGCCAGCTCTGTTCGAACGCGGCGGGGTAGGCGGTCAGCTCGTCGTGCTGGCGGCCGGCCTGCAGCGCGTCGTACGCGGCTTCGGCGGCCATCATGCCGGTCTTGATCGCGGCGTGGCTGCCCTTGATGCGCGACGCGTTGAGATAGCCGGCATCGCAGCCTACCAGCGCGCCGCCCGGGAACACGGTCTTCGGCAGCGACAGCAGGCCGCCGGCCGTGATGGCGCGTGCGCCGTAGCCAATGCGCTTGCCGCCCTCGAAATACTGGCGGATTTCCGGATGGGTCTTGAAACGCTGGAATTCCTCGAACGGCGACAGCCAGGGGTTGGTGTAGTCCAGGCCCACCACGAAGCCGACGGCAACCT contains:
- a CDS encoding FadR/GntR family transcriptional regulator is translated as MDRLPRPASLPNRIAQTLRDDIAAGRFAAGARLPAESALAESFDVSRPIVREAIALLKADGVLVTRKGSGAYVSETPGGQVWRVASTPDGGPTLSQLFELRRVVETACAEMAALRRTDADLQRIRDALASMQRHAADFPSAAAADIAFHHAIAQAAHNPCFTGLTDFVSQQLLVARQHAWENSARLHAAQGAPRAADAEHAALVEAIAAGNPEAARAAASAHLSAAAGRMGLD
- a CDS encoding flagellar brake protein; this encodes MIPLSPQDLPVGQPLPWSLLDGQGNLMLGSGSIIPDARDLALMFRHGTVCRPDDMPEPGNEPDAQAGSRLSAGPLGLQVGTLLHVKTPGDQSRAAASRLIGFIEQGLFVTWPTLGGRELAVHAGEGLLLRGFSGHAIHSFTSTVTAVCRSPFRYLVLSAPAQTEQMPVRRAARVPTRLAAYLVDAGEGVAAGAEAGGDDAGHAAGDTLNDLTVEQRMGEGLARLGLLSDLSTGGALVQTSSPAPAVGQKVRLRFQLRTGALDAEVTIDATVRSAPGQDDEEFPAFGVAFDALGERELTLLQCFIYEQLLATTCMPV
- a CDS encoding electron transfer flavoprotein-ubiquinone oxidoreductase, with amino-acid sequence MDQQQLVEQFGPREAMEYDVVIVGGGPAGLATAIRLKQLAAEKGGDVNVCVLEKGSEPGAHILSGAIMDPIALNELIPNWKELGAPLNQPVTEDKFLFLDESGSKGAPLLPECFHNEGNYIVSLSNFVRWLGQQAEALGVEIFPGFPAAEVLYNDDGSVKGVATGNMGINKEGEPTENFQLGMELHAKYTIFAEGARGHLGKQIIAKYKLDAGKDPQSYGIGLKELWEIDPAKHKPGLVVHTAGWPLDPATYGGSFLYHMEDGKVAVGFVVGLDYTNPWLSPFEEFQRFKTHPEIRQYFEGGKRIGYGARAITAGGLLSLPKTVFPGGALVGCDAGYLNASRIKGSHAAIKTGMMAAEAAYDALQAGRQHDELTAYPAAFEQSWLHKELLQAKNFKQWFKKGRTTATLMTGIEQWLLPKLGIRNPPWTIHRTKPDHVYLKPAAECQKIEYPKPDGKLTFDRLSSVFISNTNHEENQPAHLTLKDASVPVNVNWEKFAGPESRYCPAGVYEFVQNDDGKERLQINAQNCVHCKTCDIKDPTQNIVWVTPEGGGGPNYVGM
- a CDS encoding MFS transporter, with the translated sequence MRRRARRDSAHPGAGQILSTASYRPGSIDPATYLRFGLFYLGYYGYVGVISPYVSLFFADRGFSPVQIGVLMACFQLSRIVGPYLWGWLSDVTHTRVKLLRLAAVASLLAFLAVPGVHSYGGMMAMMIGLNLITSAMSPLGDALTISTLRRHGAFDHRYGRVRMFGSVGFIAAVLLGGALFEHFGMHAFPWLASAMLALFAVVVFGLRDAADEGPRVKPPPALPLLRRPHVAWFLASAFLMMFAHAALYVFYSLYLEQLGYSKIAIGMMWTIGVVAEIVFFFYQGRLFGALALRTILAGTFVLAALRFGVTGYFAQYAWLMAAVQVLHAATFAAHHSASLKRLQRWFAGPLQGRGQALYTGISYGLGGTLGGLVMGWTWKTLAPMHTFGLAALAAALGAGCAVMSFRREGQPEARPETAPQA
- a CDS encoding NAD(P)/FAD-dependent oxidoreductase, which translates into the protein MENVDCVVIGAGVVGLAVARALAQQGREVIILEAENAFGTITSARNSEVIHAGIYYPAGSLKAELCVRGKAMLYDYCESHHVTHQRCGKLIVATSEAQVATLAGIRAKAEANGVHDLRLLTRDEARALEPQLECHAALLSPSTGIIDSHGLMTALLGDAEQAGAMLAVQSPVVAGAVTPEGIRLDVAGDDGETTLLARTVVNSAGLTAPELARRIAGIPPEHIPGQYYAKGCYFTLAGRAPFSRLIYPVPEAAGLGVHLTLDLGGQARFGPNVRWIDEIEYSVPPHDADSFYDEVRRYWPGLADGALQPGYAGIRPKISGPGETAADFRIDGPQVHGVPGLVNLFGIESPGLTSSLAIAEKVAGLLA